In Lentimicrobium sp. L6, the following proteins share a genomic window:
- a CDS encoding T9SS type A sorting domain-containing protein, with the protein MRKSALLIFILIHVSVYSQSCLPDGIHFQNQYQIDQFSQDYPYCTRIEGPVIIGDYSITDSISSLEGLSQLTSFGAQLAIVGNDNLMSLDGLESVHTIDGALYLWWNPRLTDIDALQSLTTIGDYLALNRIDNLISLEGLSSLTSIGALLGIYVNNSLTSLNGLEQLTSGPTDIRIGYNDNLADISGINNIDPNSISGSVKIFNNPALSMCSNQFICEFMSLSSDSLDVHDNSEGCNNLTEIESNCDTLSVNNQEFEDELVIFPNPTKRFLTFKTPQESKVDEIIIYDMAGQVVMAFASNANTIDISGLRHGVFILELIFEQTSPVRRVIVKD; encoded by the coding sequence ATGAGAAAAAGCGCTTTGTTAATATTTATCCTCATTCACGTATCCGTTTATTCACAATCATGCTTACCAGATGGGATTCATTTTCAAAATCAGTATCAGATTGACCAATTTTCCCAAGACTATCCATATTGTACGAGAATTGAGGGACCTGTTATCATAGGGGATTATAGCATAACAGATTCAATAAGCAGTTTGGAAGGATTAAGTCAATTAACATCATTTGGCGCTCAATTAGCAATTGTAGGAAATGACAATCTTATGAGTTTAGACGGACTGGAATCTGTTCATACCATTGATGGGGCTTTATATTTGTGGTGGAATCCTCGTTTAACGGATATAGATGCCCTTCAATCCTTAACTACTATTGGAGATTATTTAGCCTTAAACAGAATCGATAATCTTATCAGTTTAGAGGGGCTTTCTTCATTAACAAGTATTGGAGCACTCTTAGGAATATATGTAAATAATAGCTTAACAAGTTTGAATGGTCTGGAGCAATTAACATCTGGTCCCACAGATATTCGCATCGGTTATAATGATAATTTAGCAGATATTTCCGGCATCAATAATATTGACCCAAACTCAATAAGTGGTTCAGTAAAAATTTTTAATAATCCAGCTCTTTCAATGTGTTCTAATCAATTTATTTGCGAGTTTATGTCCTTATCTAGTGATTCATTAGATGTACATGATAACAGCGAGGGTTGTAATAATCTGACAGAAATAGAATCTAATTGTGATACTTTATCAGTCAATAATCAAGAGTTCGAAGATGAATTGGTTATATTTCCAAATCCTACAAAAAGATTCTTGACCTTTAAAACACCTCAAGAATCTAAGGTTGATGAAATTATTATTTATGATATGGCAGGTCAAGTAGTAATGGCGTTTGCATCAAATGCTAATACTATCGATATTTCTGGTCTTAGGCATGGAGTTTTTATACTAGAATTAATTTTTGAGCAAACTTCACCTGTTCGTAGAGTTATTGTGAAAGATTAG
- a CDS encoding RHS repeat-associated core domain-containing protein, translated as MEQHTANGEEIEIKQSFTYDHGKRLIEASRQINEEDEVVVSIQKYNELGQLSHKRLHDGLQQIDYDYNIRGWLTQINNPNSLDNDLFAMQLDYETGTNPQFNGNISSVSWSSEYYEDLKQYEFEYDALNRLTAADYAINAAYSTSYAYDKNGNISHLSRNGIVNETVGEIDDLFYAYNGNQLKRVTDFATGDYNSFGFNEGVANYTIDYDYDANGNMILDENKGISSISYNHLNLPTKINIERDESKQIKYIYTATGNKLRKQTIGNAAENITTDYVGTFVYETTNDLELQFIQTSEGRLVPNAGGGYNYEYALKDHLGNTRVMFSQTGDILQDQSYYPFGMSLGNELTYQNTTDSPKNKYLYNGKELQTDFELGWYDYGARFYDPQIARWHVIDPMYDRHYDWTPYAYVLNNPIINIDLYGFTDWKAIMKGSAMVVGGLTSVIGGVAMASTPTGVGQYAGGAAIVTGVPTMGVGIGMIAAGIKDDGTAQNIPTGPGETAGMAGDKLMGNENNELRNAGSALDLGINIATANPQTAIEEVALGVDIAISVDNIVNNDNSSTGTNTSSKQTTQSNSKSENGNGIDLVLGQHLKSSDPDYWNTLTNEQQTGYNQDRVDRYQQHLINDDK; from the coding sequence GTGGAGCAACACACTGCCAATGGAGAGGAAATAGAAATTAAACAAAGCTTCACTTACGACCATGGCAAGCGTTTAATAGAAGCGAGTCGTCAAATTAATGAAGAAGATGAGGTGGTGGTTTCAATTCAAAAGTATAATGAGCTAGGTCAATTAAGCCATAAGAGACTCCATGACGGCCTACAACAAATAGATTACGATTATAATATCAGAGGATGGTTAACCCAAATCAATAATCCCAATAGTTTGGATAATGATTTATTTGCCATGCAATTGGATTATGAAACTGGAACAAATCCACAGTTTAATGGAAACATCAGTTCTGTATCGTGGAGTAGTGAGTATTATGAAGATTTAAAGCAATACGAGTTTGAGTATGATGCTCTAAACCGACTAACAGCGGCAGACTATGCCATTAATGCAGCCTATTCCACTTCTTATGCTTACGATAAAAATGGAAACATCAGCCACCTCTCACGCAATGGGATAGTAAATGAAACAGTAGGTGAAATTGATGATTTGTTCTATGCCTATAATGGAAACCAATTAAAAAGAGTAACAGATTTTGCCACAGGAGATTATAATTCATTTGGGTTTAATGAAGGTGTTGCCAATTACACTATCGATTATGATTATGACGCCAATGGCAATATGATTTTGGATGAAAACAAAGGAATATCAAGTATTTCTTATAACCACCTTAACTTGCCAACTAAAATTAATATTGAAAGAGACGAAAGCAAGCAAATTAAATATATCTACACAGCCACAGGCAATAAGCTACGAAAACAAACCATAGGTAATGCCGCAGAAAACATCACTACTGACTATGTAGGGACTTTCGTTTATGAAACCACCAATGACTTAGAGCTACAATTTATCCAAACCAGCGAAGGCCGTTTAGTACCCAATGCAGGAGGAGGCTATAACTACGAATATGCCCTAAAGGATCATCTTGGCAATACCCGAGTGATGTTCTCCCAAACGGGAGATATATTACAAGACCAAAGCTATTATCCCTTTGGTATGAGCTTAGGGAATGAATTAACTTATCAAAACACCACTGATTCTCCCAAAAATAAATATCTTTACAACGGAAAAGAGTTGCAGACCGATTTTGAATTGGGTTGGTACGATTATGGGGCGAGGTTCTATGATCCGCAGATCGCCCGTTGGCACGTTATTGACCCAATGTATGATCGTCATTATGATTGGACACCATATGCATATGTTTTAAACAATCCGATTATTAATATTGACTTATATGGATTTACTGATTGGAAAGCAATAATGAAAGGTTCGGCGATGGTTGTTGGCGGATTAACTTCGGTGATAGGCGGAGTTGCTATGGCTTCAACTCCAACAGGAGTTGGGCAGTATGCAGGAGGTGCAGCAATAGTTACTGGGGTTCCTACTATGGGAGTTGGAATAGGTATGATAGCAGCAGGAATTAAAGATGATGGAACGGCACAAAATATTCCAACGGGTCCAGGAGAAACGGCTGGTATGGCAGGAGATAAATTAATGGGGAACGAAAATAATGAATTACGAAATGCTGGCTCTGCTCTTGACCTAGGCATTAATATTGCTACAGCAAACCCACAAACAGCAATAGAGGAAGTTGCATTGGGAGTTGACATTGCAATATCAGTTGATAACATTGTTAACAATGACAATAGCAGTACTGGTACTAATACTAGTTCCAAGCAAACAACACAATCAAATAGCAAGTCTGAAAATGGAAATGGAATTGATTTAGTGTTAGGTCAGCATTTGAAGAGTTCTGATCCAGACTATTGGAACACATTAACAAATGAACAGCAAACAGGATATAATCAAGATAGAGTTGATAGATATCAGCAGCACCTTATAAATGATGACAAATAA
- a CDS encoding RHS repeat domain-containing protein, producing MDDQRLYQKATLTNGIIKEKYFIGGLYEKEITNGIERELCYISTPAGTIAVKESKNNTDKWYFLTHDHLGSVHCILNEEGNIEQELSFDPFGNRIDPLTWQAFEDGTEPDYIFDRGYTMHEHLDNFDLINMNGRVYDPVVARFLSPDPYVQAPGYSQSFNRYSYVMNNPLKYTDPTGNKWWHCALGDVLSGGALSSAAVLFGILLLQHLIYKLQQPCRQLH from the coding sequence ATGGACGATCAAAGGTTATACCAAAAAGCTACTTTAACCAATGGTATTATTAAAGAAAAATACTTTATTGGAGGATTGTACGAAAAAGAAATAACAAACGGGATAGAGAGAGAATTATGCTATATTAGCACTCCAGCTGGTACAATAGCGGTTAAAGAATCCAAAAACAATACAGATAAATGGTATTTCTTAACCCACGACCACCTGGGAAGCGTTCATTGCATATTGAATGAAGAAGGAAATATTGAACAGGAATTAAGTTTTGACCCATTTGGAAACAGAATAGATCCTTTAACATGGCAAGCATTTGAAGATGGAACTGAACCCGATTATATATTTGATAGAGGATATACTATGCACGAACATTTAGATAATTTTGATCTAATCAATATGAATGGAAGAGTTTATGATCCTGTTGTTGCACGATTCCTTAGCCCTGATCCTTATGTGCAAGCTCCCGGTTATTCACAAAGCTTTAATAGGTACTCTTATGTGATGAATAATCCACTGAAATATACTGATCCAACTGGAAACAAATGGTGGCATTGTGCTTTGGGTGATGTGTTGTCTGGAGGTGCACTAAGCTCTGCTGCAGTTTTATTTGGGATCCTGTTATTGCAACACTTAATATACAAACTGCAACAGCCATGTCGACAACTTCATTAA
- a CDS encoding transposase encodes MTTVGWVDIFTRKNHKLAIVDSLKYCQENKGLEIYGWVLMHSHLHLLCRAAEGLRLSDILRDFKKYTSKKIVKQIEDEPESRREWMLPLLHNFCEHLKREQEYKLWQSGNHAKVIYTTEFFYEKLNYIHQNPVQDMIVEKPENYLFSSARNYAELSSVLDIILETPELKTYV; translated from the coding sequence ATGACAACGGTAGGCTGGGTTGATATTTTCACTCGAAAGAATCACAAACTAGCTATTGTTGATTCGCTAAAATATTGTCAAGAAAACAAAGGATTGGAAATATACGGTTGGGTATTAATGCATAGTCATTTACATCTCCTTTGCAGAGCGGCAGAAGGCTTGAGATTATCGGATATATTACGAGATTTTAAGAAATACACATCGAAAAAGATTGTGAAACAAATTGAAGATGAGCCAGAAAGTAGACGAGAATGGATGTTACCTTTGTTGCACAATTTTTGTGAGCATTTAAAGCGAGAGCAAGAATACAAACTTTGGCAAAGCGGTAATCATGCTAAAGTTATATACACAACAGAGTTCTTTTATGAGAAATTGAATTATATTCACCAAAACCCAGTTCAAGATATGATTGTTGAAAAACCAGAGAATTATTTGTTTAGCTCTGCACGGAATTATGCTGAGTTGTCGAGCGTTTTAGATATTATATTGGAAACACCTGAATTGAAGACTTATGTTTAA
- a CDS encoding transposase, whose amino-acid sequence MSDKYKTHESDKAYFITMTTVGWVDIFTRKNHKLAIVDSLKYCQENKGLEIYGWVLMHSHLHLLCRAAGGFRLSDILRDFKKYTSKKIVKQIEEEPESRREWLLPLLQK is encoded by the coding sequence ATGTCAGATAAATACAAAACACACGAATCAGATAAGGCCTATTTTATAACAATGACAACAGTAGGCTGGGTTGATATTTTCACTCGAAAGAATCACAAACTTGCCATTGTAGATTCTTTAAAATATTGTCAAGAAAACAAGGGATTGGAGATATACGGTTGGGTATTGATGCATAGTCATCTACATCTCCTGTGCAGAGCTGCAGGAGGCTTTAGGTTATCAGATATTCTGAGAGATTTTAAGAAATACACATCGAAAAAGATTGTGAAACAAATTGAAGAGGAGCCAGAAAGTAGAAGAGAATGGCTATTGCCATTATTACAAAAATAG
- a CDS encoding RHS repeat-associated core domain-containing protein: MFNGLVISVIWRTDCKSALAGFTGHEHIDLFELVNMNGRIYDPVIARFLSPDPFVQAPENSQGLNRYSYAWNNPLVIIDPSGYINRTQFGAMVAGMIVSAAIIIATAGSASPAVAAAWVTLAGAAGALTSGIIMMINSKVSFSQALPYLFMSTIIGGLSGAITAGIGDISLFKSEFLNLIARIPMHGTYQGLMNITQGGKFLHGMIAAAAAQLGGAVGYINDISESATVGLNMIVSAVLGGVATKMTGGNFANGAITASFIVLFNHYVHSLFRRKLADKIRNSQYWGVDHEGVALPNHYYKAVAMYIDIGGTLTGAEADTGVFFILAGKDKGSFVAFKEVAGGASPSGGIGIEFGRVDFSGPADKFSSTDLFGMRVKSWVSVSVADIGRTTGYTIAGYEITTTSVTLGISLSPFGPFSGGYNKGEVKPYH; the protein is encoded by the coding sequence ATGTTTAATGGTTTGGTAATCAGTGTTATATGGCGCACGGATTGCAAATCCGCGCTAGCGGGATTTACAGGCCATGAACATATTGATTTATTCGAGCTTGTAAATATGAATGGAAGGATTTATGATCCCGTTATAGCTAGATTTTTGAGTCCAGACCCATTTGTACAAGCACCTGAAAATTCTCAAGGTTTAAACAGGTATTCCTATGCCTGGAACAATCCTTTAGTTATTATAGATCCATCTGGATACATAAATAGAACGCAGTTTGGAGCTATGGTTGCTGGTATGATTGTTTCTGCAGCAATTATTATTGCGACAGCAGGTTCAGCTAGTCCCGCTGTAGCTGCAGCTTGGGTAACCTTGGCTGGCGCAGCTGGTGCTTTAACAAGTGGTATTATTATGATGATAAATAGTAAGGTGTCGTTTAGTCAAGCCCTCCCCTATCTGTTTATGTCAACAATAATTGGTGGCTTATCTGGTGCAATTACTGCAGGTATAGGAGATATTAGTTTGTTTAAAAGCGAATTTTTGAACTTGATAGCCCGGATTCCTATGCATGGAACTTATCAAGGACTAATGAACATAACTCAAGGAGGAAAGTTTTTACATGGAATGATTGCAGCTGCAGCTGCTCAGTTAGGAGGAGCGGTAGGCTATATCAATGATATATCTGAATCAGCAACTGTTGGGTTGAATATGATAGTTTCGGCAGTTTTGGGTGGAGTAGCAACAAAAATGACAGGTGGTAATTTCGCCAACGGGGCAATAACTGCATCTTTTATAGTGTTATTTAATCATTATGTACATTCTCTTTTTAGAAGAAAATTGGCTGATAAAATTAGAAACTCACAATATTGGGGTGTTGACCATGAAGGAGTAGCTTTGCCAAACCATTACTATAAAGCGGTGGCAATGTATATTGATATTGGGGGTACTTTAACTGGTGCAGAGGCAGATACGGGAGTGTTTTTTATATTGGCAGGAAAAGATAAAGGTAGCTTTGTTGCATTTAAAGAAGTAGCTGGTGGTGCTAGCCCTAGTGGTGGTATTGGAATTGAGTTTGGCAGAGTTGATTTTTCAGGTCCTGCAGACAAATTTAGCAGTACTGACTTATTTGGAATGAGAGTGAAAAGTTGGGTTTCTGTTTCAGTTGCTGATATTGGTAGAACTACAGGTTACACAATAGCTGGTTATGAAATTACAACTACTTCAGTTACCTTGGGCATTTCACTTTCCCCTTTTGGACCCTTTAGTGGAGGGTATAACAAGGGTGAGGTTAAACCATATCATTAA
- a CDS encoding SUMF1/EgtB/PvdO family nonheme iron enzyme → MIQYFKNLRGMVIIALVILSSCHKDKTAPTIKILSNVYNETQAMKGDTIVFQISAEDKAGVKELKLLEDGVLLHSSQSSSLSYDWFTAEVDSGRHHFTIIATDEEDNQSEDKLWVYVNEISFARVEGGTFIMGSNNGEDDEGPEHSVTLDGFEIMKTEVTVGQFACFLNAINCPLDGMVDGKRYFYDNILKAYFVAKTFPYKLHPGLENRPISTITWYGAQAFGQWLGGRLPSEAEWEFACRGGNQSQNYLYSGSNDANEVAILNSSNDYFVASKLPNELGIYDMSG, encoded by the coding sequence ATGATTCAATACTTCAAGAATCTTAGGGGAATGGTAATCATTGCCTTAGTTATTTTGTCATCTTGCCATAAAGACAAAACAGCGCCAACCATTAAAATCCTTTCTAATGTGTATAATGAAACACAAGCCATGAAAGGTGATACCATTGTATTCCAAATATCAGCAGAAGATAAGGCTGGGGTAAAGGAATTAAAACTATTGGAGGATGGTGTATTATTACATAGCTCTCAAAGTTCCAGTTTATCCTATGATTGGTTTACCGCCGAAGTGGATAGTGGCCGTCATCATTTTACTATTATTGCTACAGATGAGGAAGATAATCAGTCGGAAGACAAGCTTTGGGTATATGTAAACGAGATAAGCTTTGCTAGAGTTGAGGGAGGCACATTTATCATGGGCTCAAACAATGGTGAAGATGATGAAGGACCAGAGCATAGTGTTACACTAGATGGTTTCGAAATCATGAAAACCGAAGTTACTGTAGGCCAATTTGCATGTTTTTTAAATGCAATCAACTGCCCTCTCGATGGCATGGTAGATGGAAAAAGGTATTTTTATGATAATATATTGAAAGCTTATTTTGTTGCCAAGACCTTTCCTTACAAATTACATCCAGGCCTGGAGAATCGACCTATTTCCACAATTACATGGTATGGAGCCCAAGCTTTTGGACAATGGTTAGGTGGAAGGTTGCCTTCAGAAGCAGAATGGGAATTTGCTTGTAGGGGTGGTAATCAGAGTCAAAATTACTTATATAGTGGTAGTAATGATGCAAACGAGGTAGCCATATTGAATAGTAGCAATGATTATTTCGTAGCTTCCAAGCTCCCAAACGAATTAGGGATTTATGATATGAGTGGGTGA
- a CDS encoding dihydrolipoamide acetyltransferase family protein, whose translation MAKFEIIMPKLGESIIEATITKWLKVEGDSVDEDDAILEIATDKVDSEIPSPVEGKIIKTLYEEGDVIAVGEVIAIIAMDGDEEDDDESPEANTATPAAAAASIEAEIEAVAHVETGDFSSSDKFYSPLVRSIAKTEEVSLTELDNIAGSGKEGRVTKQDLLNYLETRNNAPKAEAKTVATPASPAPAAVKTISAPAVSVGSGDRIEQMDRMRGLIADHMVMSKQVSPHVTSFIEADVTNIVNWRNKNKDAFMKKEGEKITFTPIFIEAAAKALRDYPGINTSVDGRNIIYRKNINIGMAAALPDGNLIVPVIKNADQKNLVGLAKSVNDLAGRARTNKLNPDDISGGTFTITNFGSFDSLTGTPIINQPQAAILGIGAIVKRPVVIETPQGDVIAIRSIMILSLAYDHRIVDGALGGMYLRSLRDYLENFDMNLKL comes from the coding sequence ATGGCAAAATTTGAAATAATCATGCCCAAACTGGGCGAAAGTATCATAGAAGCAACAATTACAAAATGGCTCAAAGTTGAAGGAGATTCTGTAGACGAAGACGATGCCATTCTTGAGATTGCTACCGACAAAGTTGATTCTGAAATTCCTTCTCCAGTAGAAGGTAAAATCATTAAAACCCTTTACGAGGAAGGAGATGTTATTGCTGTTGGCGAAGTAATAGCTATTATAGCTATGGATGGCGATGAAGAAGATGATGACGAAAGTCCAGAAGCTAATACAGCAACTCCTGCCGCTGCAGCAGCTAGCATTGAAGCGGAGATTGAAGCCGTTGCACATGTAGAGACGGGTGACTTTTCTTCTTCTGATAAGTTTTATTCTCCATTGGTGAGAAGCATTGCAAAAACTGAAGAAGTAAGCTTAACTGAATTAGACAATATTGCAGGAAGCGGCAAAGAAGGCAGAGTGACCAAACAAGACCTCCTCAATTATCTAGAAACCAGGAATAATGCCCCAAAAGCTGAAGCTAAAACTGTAGCTACACCTGCTAGTCCAGCTCCAGCTGCTGTTAAAACTATTTCTGCACCGGCTGTTAGTGTTGGTTCTGGTGATAGAATTGAGCAAATGGACAGAATGCGTGGATTAATTGCTGACCATATGGTGATGAGCAAGCAAGTTTCTCCCCATGTGACTTCATTTATTGAAGCCGATGTGACTAATATCGTCAATTGGAGAAATAAGAATAAAGATGCATTCATGAAGAAAGAAGGCGAAAAAATAACCTTCACTCCCATCTTTATTGAGGCAGCTGCAAAAGCATTGCGTGACTATCCAGGAATCAATACTTCCGTTGATGGTAGAAATATAATTTACAGAAAAAACATAAATATAGGAATGGCTGCTGCACTTCCTGATGGAAACCTAATTGTTCCTGTCATTAAAAATGCAGACCAGAAGAATTTAGTAGGATTAGCAAAATCGGTTAATGATTTAGCCGGAAGAGCTCGTACCAACAAGTTAAACCCTGATGATATCAGTGGCGGAACATTCACTATTACCAACTTTGGTAGCTTCGATAGCCTTACCGGAACCCCTATTATCAATCAGCCACAAGCTGCTATTTTAGGAATCGGTGCTATTGTTAAACGACCAGTAGTTATAGAAACTCCTCAGGGAGATGTAATTGCCATTAGAAGCATCATGATTCTTTCTTTGGCCTACGATCACCGTATTGTAGATGGTGCTTTAGGTGGAATGTACTTGAGAAGTTTAAGAGATTATCTTGAAAACTTCGATATGAATTTGAAACTCTAA
- a CDS encoding metallophosphoesterase yields the protein MRNIFFYVLITLALGSCVKYSPYETKVPYEEKYSNHKNLIQVLDLPPKDTICFLLTGDVQRFYDETLDMVEHAKQDQEIDFMVFTGDMTDFGVLQEYEAMKTIFDRLPFPYLCSVGNHDFNYNGGQIYLDMFGSFDYSFMLQGFNFVFINTNGREFIWASNVPNITWLEEQLKDTANYNGAIIINHVPPDNVDFNEGLSDAFVDAIHYPGKTMMQLNGHNHDFANSFPYYGDIQYINTSSPQKRLYLKIKIWKTANNRADYSMEKVEF from the coding sequence ATGCGAAATATCTTTTTTTATGTCCTTATTACCTTAGCTTTGGGGTCTTGTGTGAAATATAGTCCATATGAGACTAAAGTTCCGTATGAGGAGAAATACAGCAATCATAAGAACCTCATTCAAGTTTTAGATCTTCCACCCAAAGACACCATATGTTTTTTGCTAACAGGAGATGTACAAAGATTTTACGACGAGACTCTAGATATGGTTGAACACGCCAAGCAAGACCAGGAAATCGACTTCATGGTATTCACTGGCGACATGACCGATTTTGGAGTATTGCAAGAATACGAAGCCATGAAAACAATATTCGACCGTCTTCCTTTCCCCTATCTGTGCTCTGTTGGTAATCACGATTTCAATTATAATGGAGGTCAAATATACTTAGACATGTTCGGTTCCTTTGACTATTCATTTATGCTTCAGGGCTTTAATTTTGTATTTATAAACACCAACGGTCGTGAATTTATCTGGGCCTCAAATGTACCAAATATCACCTGGCTTGAGGAACAACTTAAAGATACCGCCAATTATAATGGAGCTATCATTATAAATCATGTACCTCCAGACAATGTAGATTTTAATGAAGGCCTTTCTGATGCCTTTGTAGATGCCATCCATTACCCAGGAAAAACCATGATGCAATTAAATGGTCATAATCATGATTTCGCAAATTCTTTTCCCTATTATGGTGATATTCAATATATCAATACCAGTAGCCCACAGAAAAGATTGTATTTGAAAATTAAAATATGGAAAACAGCGAATAATAGAGCTGATTACTCCATGGAAAAGGTGGAGTTCTAG
- the lnt gene encoding apolipoprotein N-acyltransferase, with the protein MNKTVQIALALISGLLLGISWPEITEHSWLVVFAFVPLYYLIDKTQNGNWKNLFLLSFLSFIVWHLLSVYWMIHSTVIGSISAWIINAFLMASVISFGHFTKQKLKKVPIEIILSFYWLSFEIMHLFWSLSWPWMDLGNVFANNPNWIQWYEYTGIYGGAFWILIINGLIFRFIKSLLNQKYIKTSIFFVSTSLVISLPLLLSYHLLNQETPPTQSIEISVIQPNIDTYIEKFNGMTPLAQSERIIHQLNSKKTAPLIVLPETAIPENFDVSKKNYPKSISKLLKWTKTHHKQLIGGFYSKDSLNYNSALYLEEGEIISTRHKQKLLPFGESMPFDWFYQVFQKQIEKDGGNSASFGRDQEARVFDLASAGKIGTLICFESAFPDITSEMARKGAQILLVITNDDWWQDTPGHRQHFAYSRLRAIENRRFIARSANTGISGFIDEKGNILQSTKYKTTDILSQKCQLISNITFFSQNESKIRYFIISIAFLIFLMSMKKYHKSFQNDKSSL; encoded by the coding sequence ATGAATAAAACTGTTCAAATAGCATTGGCTTTAATTTCTGGTCTATTACTTGGAATATCGTGGCCAGAAATTACCGAACATTCTTGGCTGGTTGTTTTTGCTTTTGTCCCGCTTTATTATCTAATTGATAAAACCCAAAATGGAAATTGGAAGAATCTGTTTTTACTGAGTTTTTTAAGTTTTATTGTATGGCACCTCCTATCTGTTTATTGGATGATTCATTCTACCGTAATTGGAAGTATCAGCGCTTGGATCATCAATGCTTTCTTAATGGCTTCTGTCATTTCCTTTGGGCATTTCACCAAGCAAAAACTGAAAAAAGTTCCCATCGAGATTATTTTGAGCTTTTATTGGCTGAGTTTTGAAATTATGCATTTATTCTGGTCTTTATCATGGCCATGGATGGACCTTGGAAATGTTTTTGCCAATAACCCGAATTGGATTCAGTGGTATGAGTATACAGGAATTTATGGAGGCGCCTTTTGGATTCTCATCATTAATGGATTGATATTTAGATTTATTAAATCATTATTGAATCAGAAATATATAAAGACTTCCATATTTTTCGTTTCAACATCACTTGTGATTTCTCTTCCATTACTTCTCTCCTACCACTTGTTAAACCAAGAAACTCCACCTACCCAATCAATTGAAATTAGTGTCATACAACCCAATATTGACACCTATATTGAGAAGTTTAATGGCATGACTCCTCTAGCACAAAGTGAAAGAATCATTCATCAGCTTAATAGCAAAAAGACGGCACCTCTTATCGTTCTTCCCGAAACCGCCATTCCAGAAAATTTTGACGTCAGCAAAAAAAACTACCCTAAAAGCATATCAAAATTATTGAAATGGACAAAAACCCATCACAAACAGCTCATTGGTGGATTTTATTCAAAAGATAGCCTCAACTATAACTCTGCCTTATATTTAGAGGAGGGTGAAATCATAAGTACCCGCCACAAACAAAAGCTTCTACCCTTTGGAGAAAGTATGCCCTTCGATTGGTTTTATCAAGTATTTCAGAAGCAAATAGAAAAAGATGGTGGCAATTCTGCGAGTTTTGGTAGAGATCAAGAAGCACGAGTTTTCGATTTAGCCTCTGCAGGGAAAATCGGAACTTTGATTTGTTTTGAATCTGCATTTCCCGACATCACTAGTGAAATGGCCAGAAAGGGAGCTCAGATTCTTCTAGTCATCACCAACGACGATTGGTGGCAAGACACACCAGGGCATAGACAACATTTTGCCTATTCCCGATTGAGAGCCATTGAAAACCGAAGGTTTATTGCCCGCTCAGCCAATACTGGAATTAGCGGGTTTATTGACGAGAAAGGTAATATTTTACAATCTACCAAATATAAAACTACAGATATCCTAAGTCAGAAATGCCAATTAATATCTAATATTACTTTCTTTAGTCAAAATGAATCTAAAATCCGATACTTCATCATTAGTATAGCTTTCCTTATTTTCCTTATGAGCATGAAAAAATATCATAAATCTTTCCAAAATGATAAGTCATCATTATAA